A part of Paenibacillus sp. 481 genomic DNA contains:
- a CDS encoding SRPBCC domain-containing protein, which produces MTNQIVSKVEGNVLFLEREFNAPRELVFQAFTQAEHLQHWWGPRGWTIPVCHVDFRVGGVWHYCMKCEDKNQGDFYGMESWGKAVYQEIVAPEKIVYRDYFSDAEGNVADTMPSTLVTLTFVETENGTKLINRGEYANPEGLQQVLDMGMMQGITETWDKLGEHLESIQKSS; this is translated from the coding sequence ATGACAAATCAAATCGTTTCTAAGGTAGAGGGTAATGTGCTTTTTCTGGAGCGTGAATTCAACGCTCCGCGCGAGTTAGTGTTCCAGGCGTTCACGCAGGCGGAGCATCTCCAACATTGGTGGGGACCTAGAGGCTGGACGATCCCGGTATGCCATGTTGATTTCCGCGTAGGCGGGGTTTGGCATTATTGCATGAAGTGCGAAGATAAGAACCAGGGTGATTTCTACGGCATGGAATCATGGGGCAAGGCTGTATATCAAGAAATCGTCGCTCCAGAGAAGATTGTGTATAGGGATTATTTCTCCGATGCGGAGGGTAACGTAGCGGACACTATGCCTTCAACGCTCGTAACACTGACTTTCGTCGAAACAGAGAACGGGACAAAGCTGATTAACCGCGGGGAATATGCAAATCCGGAAGGATTGCAGCAAGTGCTGGATATGGGCATGATGCAAGGCATCACAGAGACGTGGGACAAACTCGGTGAGCATCTGGAGTCGATTCAGAAGAGCAGTTAA
- a CDS encoding ArsR/SmtB family transcription factor — MNASVMSALAEPNRMQIVELLRERPLTVGEIAERLQLRQPQASKHLRVLSEAGIVEAQADANRRIYRLRPEPFRELDDWLENYRVIWEERFDRLEDYLEKLQGKETRKEQQD, encoded by the coding sequence ATGAATGCTAGCGTTATGAGTGCCTTGGCAGAGCCTAATCGTATGCAGATTGTTGAACTGTTGCGCGAGCGTCCGCTCACCGTAGGGGAAATCGCCGAACGGCTGCAACTGCGCCAGCCTCAAGCATCCAAGCATTTGCGTGTTCTAAGTGAAGCTGGCATCGTTGAAGCCCAAGCGGACGCGAATCGCCGAATCTACAGGCTGCGACCGGAACCTTTTCGGGAGCTGGACGATTGGCTGGAGAACTACCGCGTAATCTGGGAGGAACGGTTCGACCGTCTTGAGGACTATTTGGAGAAGCTGCAAGGCAAGGAAACTCGGAAAGAGCAGCAAGACTAA
- a CDS encoding DUF4023 domain-containing protein, which produces MSDTHEFVEKVHDTQQKAQKNKQHYGKGSPGNNLPGKQHSTNK; this is translated from the coding sequence ATGTCAGACACCCATGAGTTTGTGGAAAAAGTACACGACACGCAGCAAAAAGCGCAGAAGAATAAACAGCACTACGGCAAGGGTAGCCCCGGCAATAATTTGCCTGGCAAGCAGCATAGCACGAATAAGTAA
- a CDS encoding serine hydrolase domain-containing protein produces MKKILLSVAISLTLLGSGGSLALAQSATTATVPYEIPLYCSQYISPDYDFSKVALMYSKEKRSELFRNMNTTSPHELVDVGPKKVPFLKQAQDISQLTYTYRGKTTPLSDLLTRTETSGFIVIKDGKIVNEQYFNGSFDCSRHLSMSVSKSVTSALIGIAIDEGKIKSVDDLVTDYLPQLKQTGYDGVTIKQVLQMSTGIKFNERYTDPNSDINKLNTHLMTEKKSYEDYILTLQRESTPGIFNYKSINTQVLGMLIQKVTGQTPAKYLEDKIWKPAGMEASAYFMTDLHNTSMVMGGFNATLRDYAKFGLIYMNNGQWNGKQLISEKWIKESVTPPVDRPDMQPGVQGKPFGYQYQWWIPKDNNGSEFFALGIWGQYIYINQQEKVVIVKASTDPNFSRNAYEIITAFRAVTETLKQ; encoded by the coding sequence ATGAAAAAAATATTGCTTAGCGTTGCAATTAGTTTAACGCTGCTCGGCTCCGGAGGTAGCCTTGCGCTTGCGCAGTCTGCGACCACTGCTACTGTCCCTTACGAAATTCCGCTATATTGCAGCCAGTATATTAGTCCTGACTATGATTTTAGCAAAGTTGCACTCATGTACAGCAAAGAAAAGCGCTCTGAATTATTCCGCAACATGAATACGACCTCACCGCATGAGCTCGTTGACGTTGGCCCGAAGAAAGTCCCCTTTTTAAAACAAGCACAAGATATTAGCCAGCTCACCTATACCTACAGAGGTAAAACCACTCCATTGTCAGATCTGCTGACACGAACGGAAACGAGTGGGTTTATAGTCATTAAAGACGGAAAAATCGTCAATGAACAATATTTTAACGGTAGCTTCGATTGTTCGCGTCATCTGTCGATGTCGGTATCTAAGTCCGTTACTTCCGCTTTAATCGGCATCGCCATTGATGAAGGCAAAATTAAAAGCGTCGATGATCTCGTCACTGATTATTTGCCACAGCTCAAGCAGACTGGCTATGACGGCGTTACGATTAAGCAAGTGCTGCAAATGTCCACCGGCATTAAGTTTAATGAGCGATACACCGATCCCAACTCAGACATTAACAAATTAAACACGCACTTAATGACCGAGAAAAAATCGTATGAGGACTATATCCTCACCCTACAACGTGAATCTACCCCAGGCATATTCAACTACAAGAGCATTAACACCCAAGTGCTCGGTATGCTTATTCAAAAAGTTACAGGTCAAACCCCAGCTAAATACTTGGAAGATAAGATTTGGAAACCAGCTGGTATGGAAGCAAGTGCTTACTTTATGACCGACTTGCACAATACGAGCATGGTAATGGGCGGATTTAATGCCACACTGCGCGACTATGCAAAGTTCGGCTTAATTTATATGAACAACGGTCAATGGAACGGCAAGCAATTGATTTCTGAAAAATGGATTAAAGAATCGGTAACGCCACCCGTCGACCGTCCTGATATGCAACCTGGAGTTCAAGGCAAGCCATTTGGCTACCAGTATCAATGGTGGATTCCGAAGGACAATAACGGAAGTGAGTTTTTTGCATTAGGCATATGGGGGCAATACATTTACATTAATCAGCAGGAAAAAGTCGTTATCGTGAAGGCGAGCACCGACCCGAATTTTTCGAGAAACGCTTATGAAATCATAACGGCATTCCGCGCTGTTACAGAGACATTGAAACAATAG